In Actinoplanes octamycinicus, the genomic window TCCGGCTCGCACGGCGCGGCCGACCCGCCGGCCAAGTTCTTCCGGGACACCCTGGTCTGGCACGCCCGCATGATCGCCATCGGCACCACCCGCAACTGGGCGAAGTCGGTGGTGAACTGGAACATCGCGCTGGACAGCACCGGCGGGCCGCACCTGGGCGGCTGTGACACCTGCACCGGCCTGGTCACCGCCCAGCCGGACGGCACCGTCACCACCAACGCCGAGTACTACACGATCGGGCACCTGTCGAAGTTCGTCCGGCCCGGCGCGGTCCGGGTGGCCAGCACCTCGTTCGGCACCACCGAGTGGAACGGGGAGATCATGGATGTCGCGTTCCGCAACCCGGACGGCTCGACCGCGCTGGTCGTGCACAACCAGAACGACGAGCCGCGCGGCTTCGCCGTGACGGTCAGCGGCCGCACGTTCGAGTACACCTTGCCCGGCGGCGCCCTGGCGACGTTCGTCTGGCCCCGTTAGAGCTGGAGCAGGCCGAGACGATTGGCGGCATCCCTGGCGAGCAGGAAGCCGACGATGCCGACGATCCAGGCGAGGGTGTTGCTGCTCGACATCCAGTCGCTGAACCTGGTCAGCGGCTTGGTGATCCGGTCCCCGGCGGCCAGCCGGAGCACCAGCAGCACCAGCGCCGGGACGATCATCAGCAGACAGTAGCCGGCCATCACCAGGGCGATCTGCGCGCCGGGCAGGTCCGAGGTGGTCACCAGGCCGATCGCGGCCAGGTAGGGCAGCATCGTGGTCAGTTCGGCGGCGGCCGCGGCCAGGGCCAGCGCGGCCAGCCCGGCAGCGCCCCGGTCGTCGCCGAGCGCCCGCTCCCGCCAGCGGACCAGCCGGCCGCCGCCGGACGGCTTCCGGTGGTCCAGCCGGAAACTCCAGAAGAACAACGCCACCCCGGCCACCAGCTGCACCCACATCGCGGCCCGGGTGTCCAGCACCCGGGTGATCTGCGGCAGGAACGCGCCCGCGCCGAGCGCCACGGCCACGCCGACCGCGTAGTAGAAGGCGGCGACCGTACCCAAGAAGACCAGGATGCGGCCCGGCCGCAGCGACCCGGGATGCAGCAGCAGCCAGATCGGGATCAGCAGCGTGCCGAAGCTGGTCGCATCGATCAGCGCGAGCACCGCGAGCGAACCGAGAAGCGCGACGTCCATGCCGGAAGCGTGCCGCCCGGCGCGGCACGGCGCGTCCGTCGAAGGATGTCCGCGACGCGGACGCATACACCTTTCGAGGTACGCCGAAAGCCCCGCCACGTGATGGGATGGGCCGGTGCGGATCCGGGAGCGTTGGCGCGACAGCACCCGCTTCCAGGACGTCGGCACCGCCGTCGCGACGTTCCTGGCGGGCCTGGCGTTCAATCTGGTCGGGCTGACCGGGGTCTGGACCCTGTCGCCGGTCCAGGAGGCGCCGTCCTGGTGGCACACCGTGCTGCTGGCGATCGGCTGTCTCGGCATGCTGGGCAAACGCCGCCACCCGCTGCTCGCGCTCGCCGTCGGGGTGGCGGTGACGGCCGTGGACGGCCTGATCGGCGGCAGCGTCGCGCTGATCCTGGTGCTGTTCGACGTGATCTTCTCGGTCGGGCTGTTCGCCTCCGCGCGGGCCCGGACCGCGGTGACCACCGCGGTCTTCGTGGTGATCGGCACGGCGAGCGTGGTGGGCGGGCTGGCCGCCGGCGAGTTCCGGGTCGCCGCCTTCATCGGCCTGAACCTGACCACCCTGCTGTTCGTGCCGCTGTGGTGGTCGGCGAACCTGCGCCAGCAGCGGCAGCTGGGCCTGCTCGACGCGGAGCGCAGCGCCCGCGAGGCGGTCCTGGCCGAGCGCGCGGCGATGGCCCGCGACCTGCACGACGTGATCGCCGCGCACCTGTCCACCACGGCGATCCACTCCGGTGCGGCGCTGGCCCGCCCGGCCGACAGTGACCGGGACCGGGCGACCCTGCGGGCGGTCCGGACCAGCAGCCTCGCCGCCCTGGAGGAGATGCGTTCGATGATCATGTTGTTGCGGGCCGACGACCCGGCCGCCGCCGACCCGACCCTGCCCGGCGGCCTGGACCGGCTGCCCGACCTGGTGACCGCGGCCCGCGCCGGTGGCCTGCGGATCGAGACCGAGCTGCGCGAGGTGCCCGGGCTGCCGGCGATCGCCGGGCACACCGTCTACCGGATCGTCCGGGAGGCGCTGACCAACGCCGCCAAGCACGCCCCCGGCTCGGACGTGCGGCTCGACGTGCGCCCGGCCGGCGACCTGGTCACCGTCACCGTCACGAACACGCTGACCGGTGGCGCCGCGCTCGACCACCGGGCGCTCAGCTCGGGCACCGGCCTGACCTCGCTCCGCGAGCGAGCCGCGCTGCTCGGCGGCGAGCTGACCGCGGGCCACGACGGCGAGACCTTCACGGTACGAGCGACGCTGCCCCGCCACCCGTCCGCGAGCGGCTCATGATCCGGCGCGCCACTCCCCGGGAGCAGCTCACGACCCGGGGTGCCGCTCGCGCGGTCGCGGGCCAGGAGCGGCTCCTGACCCGCGTGCCGGTGGCCGGGAGCGGCTCGTGATCCGGGTGCTGCTCGCCGACGACCACGCCGCGATCCGGGCCGGGATGCGGCTGATGCTGGAGCAGGCGGACGACATCGCGGTGGTCGGCGAGGCCGCCGACGGCGCGGTGGCGATCCGGCAGGCGGCGGCGCTGCGGCCGGACGTCGTGCTGATGGACATCCGGATGCCCGGGACCGACGGGATCACCGCGACCCGGGAGATCACCGCGGCCGGGGCGGCCGACGTGCTGATCCTGACCACGTTCGACTTCGACGACTACCTGTTCGGGGCGCTGCGGGCCGGGGCGGCCGGGTTCCTGCTGAAGTCGGTCGAGCCGGACGCGCTGATCGACGCGGTGCGCCGGGTGGCGGCCGGGGACGGGTTCCTGGCGCCGGAGGTGACCCGGCGGCTGCTCACCGCGTTCGTCGAGGCCACCCCGCCGCCCCCGGCCCCGGTGCCGGCGCTGACCGGGCTGACCGACCGGGAGCGGGACGTGCTCGCCGCGCTCGGCCGCGGTCTGTCCAACGCGGACCTGGCCGCCGAGCTGGCGATCAGTGAGGCGACCGCGAAGACGCACGTGTCGCGGGTGCTCGGCAAGCTCGGCTGCAGTTCCCGGGTGCAGGCCGCGATCCTGGCCAAGGAGGCCGGCCTGGCTTGACCCTCAACGCCGATCCGGCGGCGGCCAGCCGGGCGGCGTCTCCCGGTCCGGCGGCGGCCAGCCGGGCCGGGTTTGCGGAGGCGGCGGATATCCCGGCGGCGGATAGTAGCCGGGCGGGGCCTGCTGAGCCGGCGGATATCCCGCCGGCGGGTAGTGGCCCGGCGGGGCCTGCTGAGCCGGCGGGTGGTAACCGGGCGGCGGCTGATAGCCGGGTGGTGCGACCGGATAGCCGGGTGGTGCGACCGGATGACCGGGCGGCACCGGATATCCCGGCGGTCCCACCTGCTGCGGGATGGTCGGATAGCCACCCACCGGCACCCGCCGCCGGCGCGCGCTGAGCACCGCCAGCCCGACCCCGGCCACCACCACCGCGAGGCAGAGGCCGCCCTGCCACCACGTCACCTCCGAGTCCCCGCCCGGGAAGGTGACCGCCGGCTCGCCCTCGCCCGGGGCGGCCGCCGCCGCGCCGGCCGCCGGGCCGGGCGCGATCAGCGGGTTCGCCGACACCGGCGGCACCTTCGCGGTCAGCGCCGCCACCGGGTTGACCGCGCCGAACCCGTACTCCGGGTCGCGCCCTTTCGGCCCGCGGTCGTCCGCGGTGCGGATCAGCCGGTTCACCACGTCGGCCGCGCTGAGCTTCGGATACTTGGCGCGGACCAGCGCGGCCACCCCGGAGACGATCGCGCTGGCGTCGCTGGTGCCCTTGCTCAGTCCGTACCCGTTGTCGGTGACCCCGGGCGGCGCCGGACTGATGATCTTGTCGACCGGGGCGGCGAGCACGGCCTCCGGGCCGTGCGTGGCGCCGCTCCAGGCCTTGCCGGACTTCACCGTGCCGGTCACCGCGATCACCCCGGGGATGCTGGCCGGGGTGTCGATCCGGGTGATGCCCTGCTCGATGTTGCCGCTGCCGGCCACCACGACGACGTCCTTGGACATCGCGTACTCGATGGCCGCGCGCTCGACGTCGTTGCGGTCGGTGGCGACCAGCGACAGGTTGATCACGTCGGCGCCGTGGTCGGCGGCCCAGCGGACCCCGTCGGCGACGTCGCGGTAGGTGAACTCCGGGCCGGTGGCGACCGGCAGGATCTTGGCCCGCGGCGCGATGCCGAGCACGTGCGTCTTGCCGCCGCCGCGGGCCGCGATGATCCCGGCCATCGCGGTGCCGTGGCCCACCTCGGTGTCCGGGTCGGTCCGGCCGTCCTTCGGACTGTCCGGATTGGTGCCGTGCCCGGGCAGCACCTGGCCGCGCAGGTCGGGGTGGGCCGCGTGGACGCCGGAGTCGACCACCGCGACCACCACTCCGGCGCCCTTGCTGATCCGGTGTGCCTGCTTGATCCGCAGCGCGGTGAGGTACCACCGCTGGTAGTCCGCGACGGTCTCGGCGCGGGCCACGCCCGGGCAGCCGAGCACCGCCGCGGCCGTCATGGCCAGCGTGGCCGCCGCGCACCGTCGTCCCCGTCGCATCGCGTCAGGCTATCGGCTCGGCGCCCGCCGGGACATCGACCGACGCCTCAGCGTCGCCGGGCCAGCGCCACCCCGCCGAGCGCGATCGCCCCGCCGGCCAGCGCCAGCACCTGGGGAGTTTCGGACAGGATCGGCCAGGCCAGCAGGATGGTCAGCGGCGGCACCAGGTAGGTCGTCACGCCTAGCCGGCCGGCGGTCATCCGGGACAGCGCGTAGGCCCAGGTGCCGAACGCGAGCGCGGTCGGCACCAGCCCCAGATAGAGCACCCCGAGGATCGACCCGGTGCTCGCCGAGCGCACGTCGTGCACCAGGCCACCGGCGAACGGCAGTGTCGTGATCATGCCGACCACGCAGGCCATCTGGGTGACCTGCAGGGCCGGCAGCCGGCGCAGCGCCGGTTTCTGCAGCGTCACGCCGATCGCCCAGGCCGCCGCGGAGAGCAGGCAGAGCGCCACCCCGACCGGGTCGGCCGCGCTCTCCCCGCGCCCGGCCAGCCCGATCAGCAGCACCCCGCAGAACGCCACCCCCGCACCGAGCAGCAGGCTGCGCGGGAAGCCCTCGCCGAGGAACGCGCCCGCCAGCAACGCGATCAGAATCGGTCCGACGTTGACCAGCATCGCCGAGGTGCCGGCGTCCAGGCGTTGCTCGGCGGCGTTCAGCGCCACGTTGTAGACGCCGAACCAGACCACCCCGCAGCCGACCACCAGCGCCCACTCCCGGGCGGTCGGCCGGACCCAGGTCCGGGTGGCGGCCAGGGCGATGGTCAGCGCGACCGCGCCGGCGGCCAGCCGGCCGAGGGCGAGCGGGCCGGCGGCGAAGTGGGCGTGCACGGCGCGGATCGCGACGAACGCGGACGCCCAGGCGGTGACGGTGACCACGACCGCGGCCACGACCGGCAGGGCCGGGCGGACGCGGTCGTCGGGGACAGCGGAGACGGACATGAGGGTCACCGTAGAGGGGCGACTGTTCGGCCGCCGCCGCACCACCGTGGCGATGCCCGGAAACCGGACCACTTCCTGGGATCATGCGGCGATGACTGTTGTGCGCACGATCGCCAGCGCGGACCTGACCGCGGGCGACCGCACCCGGGTCCGGGACCTGCTGGACGAGGCCTTCGACGGCGATTTCGACGACCACGACTGGGAGCACGCGCTCGGCGGCCAGCACATCCTGATCACCGTGGACGCCACGGTGATCGCGCACGGCTCGGTGGTGCAGCGGCGGATCCTGCACCAGGGCAGGTCGTACCGGTGCGGTTATGTCGAGGCGGTCGCCGTGCACCCGGCGCACCAGCGGCGCGGGTTCGCCTCGGCGCTGATGGCCGAGGCCGAGCGGATCATCGACCACGGGTACGCGCTGGGCGCCCTGTCCGCCTCGGGCGCCGGGCTCACCCTCTATCTGGGCCGGGGCTGGCGGCGCTGGCCGGGCGGGACCGCGGTGCTGGCGCCGGCCGGGGTGATGCGCACCGAGGAGGACGACGACAGCACCCTGGTCCGCCCGGTGGCCGGTGGCGCCGAGCTGAACGAGGCGGCCCTGCTGATCTGCGACTGGCGCGACGGCGACGTCTGGTGATCCGGCCGGGCGCCGGGCTCAGCGCACCCGGCGGAACAGCCGGCCGGCCAGGTCCGCGCCGATCACCGTGCCGTCGGCGTCCCGGGTGAGGTACCCGCGCTGCCCGGCCAGCCCGCCCTCGGTGATCACGTACTCGTCGTCGGGGAGCAGGCCGAGCGCCGCCGCGGCGTAGTCCGGGGGCATGTCCGCCTCGGACGCCGCCCGCATCGCCGGTTTGATCCCCACGGCCAGGGTGAGCCCGGCGCCGTCGGTGGCGATCTCCAGGTCCATCGCGTCCAGCTCGTAGCGCCCGGCGATCTCCCGGGCGCGCTCGTCGTCGTACGCAAGTGGTTGGATCTCCTGCTCGCGCACGCCGAGCCAGTCGGCGAGAGCCCAGCCGATCACCTCCTGGTTCGCCGGATAGCCGGCCGGGCCGGCGTTGGCCAGGCTGACCACCGCGAAGTCGCGGCTGGGCACGATCAGCAGCTCGGCGAACTGGCCGTTGCCGGAGCCGCCGTGCCCGACGGCGCGGACGCCGCCGACGTCGCGCAGGAACCAGGCGATGCCGAACGCGTCGCCGAGGCTGCTGGCGCGCAGCGGCACGGTCGGCTCGGTCATCGCGTGCAGGTCGGCCGAGTCGAGGTGGTGCCGGGCCCAGCGCAGCAGGTCGCTGACGCTGGACGCGATACCGCCGCCGGGGTGGTTGCCGCGCGCCCCGGCCGGCCACGACGACCAGGGTGTGGCCGGACGCAGGCGGCCGTCGCCGTCCGGGTTGTGCCCGACCGCGAACCGGTGCCGGACGACCTCGTCGAGACCGAAGACGGTCCGCTCCAGGCCCGCCGGGCGCAGGGCGAGATCGGCGACCACCTTTTCGTACGGAAGTCCGGTCACCCGCTCGATCACCAGCCCGGCCAGGTTGTAGCCGGCCTGACTGTAGGACGCGCGCTCCCCCGGCCGGCCGATGATCGGCAGCCGCGCCAGCTCGCCGGCGAACCCCTCCAGGGTGGCCTGCTCGCCGTCGATCAGGTTCCACTCCAGGCCCGCGGTGTGGTTGAGCAGCTGGTGCACGGTGATCTCGGCGGTGCTGGCCGGGTCGGCGAGCCGCAGCTCCGGCACGAAGTCGCGGACCGGCGCGGCCAGGTCGAGCCGGCCGGCCGCGGCGAGCCGGACCAGCGCGGTCGCGGTGAACGTCTTGGTGACCGAGGCCAGGTGGAACAGGGTGT contains:
- a CDS encoding GAP family protein — protein: MDVALLGSLAVLALIDATSFGTLLIPIWLLLHPGSLRPGRILVFLGTVAAFYYAVGVAVALGAGAFLPQITRVLDTRAAMWVQLVAGVALFFWSFRLDHRKPSGGGRLVRWRERALGDDRGAAGLAALALAAAAAELTTMLPYLAAIGLVTTSDLPGAQIALVMAGYCLLMIVPALVLLVLRLAAGDRITKPLTRFSDWMSSSNTLAWIVGIVGFLLARDAANRLGLLQL
- a CDS encoding sensor histidine kinase; translated protein: MRIRERWRDSTRFQDVGTAVATFLAGLAFNLVGLTGVWTLSPVQEAPSWWHTVLLAIGCLGMLGKRRHPLLALAVGVAVTAVDGLIGGSVALILVLFDVIFSVGLFASARARTAVTTAVFVVIGTASVVGGLAAGEFRVAAFIGLNLTTLLFVPLWWSANLRQQRQLGLLDAERSAREAVLAERAAMARDLHDVIAAHLSTTAIHSGAALARPADSDRDRATLRAVRTSSLAALEEMRSMIMLLRADDPAAADPTLPGGLDRLPDLVTAARAGGLRIETELREVPGLPAIAGHTVYRIVREALTNAAKHAPGSDVRLDVRPAGDLVTVTVTNTLTGGAALDHRALSSGTGLTSLRERAALLGGELTAGHDGETFTVRATLPRHPSASGS
- a CDS encoding response regulator; the encoded protein is MIRVLLADDHAAIRAGMRLMLEQADDIAVVGEAADGAVAIRQAAALRPDVVLMDIRMPGTDGITATREITAAGAADVLILTTFDFDDYLFGALRAGAAGFLLKSVEPDALIDAVRRVAAGDGFLAPEVTRRLLTAFVEATPPPPAPVPALTGLTDRERDVLAALGRGLSNADLAAELAISEATAKTHVSRVLGKLGCSSRVQAAILAKEAGLA
- a CDS encoding S8 family serine peptidase, giving the protein MRRGRRCAAATLAMTAAAVLGCPGVARAETVADYQRWYLTALRIKQAHRISKGAGVVVAVVDSGVHAAHPDLRGQVLPGHGTNPDSPKDGRTDPDTEVGHGTAMAGIIAARGGGKTHVLGIAPRAKILPVATGPEFTYRDVADGVRWAADHGADVINLSLVATDRNDVERAAIEYAMSKDVVVVAGSGNIEQGITRIDTPASIPGVIAVTGTVKSGKAWSGATHGPEAVLAAPVDKIISPAPPGVTDNGYGLSKGTSDASAIVSGVAALVRAKYPKLSAADVVNRLIRTADDRGPKGRDPEYGFGAVNPVAALTAKVPPVSANPLIAPGPAAGAAAAAPGEGEPAVTFPGGDSEVTWWQGGLCLAVVVAGVGLAVLSARRRRVPVGGYPTIPQQVGPPGYPVPPGHPVAPPGYPVAPPGYQPPPGYHPPAQQAPPGHYPPAGYPPAQQAPPGYYPPPGYPPPPQTRPGWPPPDRETPPGWPPPDRR
- a CDS encoding DMT family transporter, whose translation is MSVSAVPDDRVRPALPVVAAVVVTVTAWASAFVAIRAVHAHFAAGPLALGRLAAGAVALTIALAATRTWVRPTAREWALVVGCGVVWFGVYNVALNAAEQRLDAGTSAMLVNVGPILIALLAGAFLGEGFPRSLLLGAGVAFCGVLLIGLAGRGESAADPVGVALCLLSAAAWAIGVTLQKPALRRLPALQVTQMACVVGMITTLPFAGGLVHDVRSASTGSILGVLYLGLVPTALAFGTWAYALSRMTAGRLGVTTYLVPPLTILLAWPILSETPQVLALAGGAIALGGVALARRR
- a CDS encoding GNAT family N-acetyltransferase, whose amino-acid sequence is MPGNRTTSWDHAAMTVVRTIASADLTAGDRTRVRDLLDEAFDGDFDDHDWEHALGGQHILITVDATVIAHGSVVQRRILHQGRSYRCGYVEAVAVHPAHQRRGFASALMAEAERIIDHGYALGALSASGAGLTLYLGRGWRRWPGGTAVLAPAGVMRTEEDDDSTLVRPVAGGAELNEAALLICDWRDGDVW
- a CDS encoding serine hydrolase domain-containing protein — encoded protein: MLQQKLTEIARRHDVPGMAAGVLSGDRIVHAAHGVTNLDNPQPVDEHTLFHLASVTKTFTATALVRLAAAGRLDLAAPVRDFVPELRLADPASTAEITVHQLLNHTAGLEWNLIDGEQATLEGFAGELARLPIIGRPGERASYSQAGYNLAGLVIERVTGLPYEKVVADLALRPAGLERTVFGLDEVVRHRFAVGHNPDGDGRLRPATPWSSWPAGARGNHPGGGIASSVSDLLRWARHHLDSADLHAMTEPTVPLRASSLGDAFGIAWFLRDVGGVRAVGHGGSGNGQFAELLIVPSRDFAVVSLANAGPAGYPANQEVIGWALADWLGVREQEIQPLAYDDERAREIAGRYELDAMDLEIATDGAGLTLAVGIKPAMRAASEADMPPDYAAAALGLLPDDEYVITEGGLAGQRGYLTRDADGTVIGADLAGRLFRRVR